The following are encoded together in the Zingiber officinale cultivar Zhangliang chromosome 8A, Zo_v1.1, whole genome shotgun sequence genome:
- the LOC122011652 gene encoding probable nucleoredoxin 1-2, whose amino-acid sequence MAAEEVGDIVSLLSTDERNFLIRNNGDKVAIGSLEGKIIALYFTRFSLCNLFTLRLIEVYNELSSQDSNFEIIFVSKDSYEEFFDECFSKMPWLAIPFSDSWMRIKLENIFLVMAFDPELIILEANGKVLNREGVQAVREYGTEGFPFTIEKMSKLIEETENAKKDQILRSVLVSPSRDYLIANDRSKVSVSNLEGKIVALYFSCNDCCAEYTLVLTKIYRKLKEIGESFEVVLVPLHDEESCYDKAVENMPWLAFPFNDKRCDKLSCYFGLQLYICSTVILIGSDGKTIDVDLIELIKEYGLDAWEAFPFSQEKMHEFSEKEKAKLESQTLESLLVSGDQDYVIGKKGLKVPVKELVGKTILLQFTYNWCGVYVNELIEEYHKIKNVDTDFEVIFVPGKYDDDENLFNEFFSDIPWLALPFDYERSEFLNRRFEIHGIPSLLVAIGPTGRTITNEVWKLLMIHGADAYPFTEEKLKELEHRNKEMPKRWPKKIRRHDLHNPQDPGDHYLFLIRCCSTYCCDRCGERGDSWSYCCIECDFDLHPKCALWCL is encoded by the exons GTGGCTATTGGTAGTCTCGAAGGGAAAATTATTGCTTTGTACTTCACACGCTTTTCACTGTGCAATCTCTTCACTCTTAGGCTGATTGAAGTGTATAATGAGCTCTCCTCCCAGGACAgtaactttgaaattatttttgtgTCTAAAGATTCTTATGAGGAATTCTTTGATGAGTGCTTCTCAAAAATGCCATGGTTAGCAATCCCATTTTCTGACAGTTGGATGAGGAtaaaacttgaaaatattttcCTGGTCATGGCCTTTGATCCCGAACTTATCATCCTTGAAGCCAATGGGAAGGTTCTTAATAGAGAAGGTGTTCAAGCTGTAAGAGAATATGGTACCGAGGGTTTTCCATTTACTATCGAAAAGATGAGTAAACTGATAGAGGAAACAGAGAATGCTAAGAAGGATCAAATTCTTCGAAGTGTCTTAGTTTCACCTTCCCGTGACTACTTGATTGCAAACGATAGATCTAAG GTTTCTGTTTCAAATCTCGAAGGAAAAATAGTGGCTTTGTACTTCTCATGCAATGATTGTTGCGCTGAGTACACTCTAGTACTTACAAAAATCTATAGGAAGCTCAAAGAAATTGGAGAGAGCTTTGAGGTTGTGCTAGTGCCCTTGCATGACGAGGAATCCTGTTATGATAAAGCCGTAGAAAACATGCCCTGGCTTGCATTTCCTTTCAATGACAAAAGATGTGATAAGCTTTCTTGCTATTTTGGTCTCCAGTTATATATATGTTCCACTGTCATCTTGATTGGATCAGATGGGAAAACTATTGATGTTGATTTAATTGAACTTATTAAAGAGTATGGACTTGATGCATGGGAAGCTTTCCCGTTTTCTCAGGAGAAGATGCATGAGTTTTcagagaaagaaaaggccaaacTTGAGTCGCAGACACTCGAGTCACTTCTGGTTTCGGGTGATCAGGACTATGTCATTGGAAAAAAAGGATTGAag GTTCCAGTAAAAGAGCTTGTTGGAAAGACCATACTCCTGCAATTCACATATAATTGGTGTGGTGTCTATGTCAATGAACTGATCGAAGAGTATCACAAGATCAAGAATGTGGATACTGATTTTGAGGTTATCTTCGTCCCCGGCAAATATGATGACGATGAGAATTTATTTAATGAATTCTTCTCAGACATACCATGGTTGGCGCTACCTTTTGATTATGAGAGGAGTGAATTTTTGAATCGTAGATTCGAAATCCATGGCATACCTTCCCTGCTGGTTGCTATAGGTCCTACAGGACGAACAATTACCAATGAAGTCTGGAAGTTGTTGATGATACATGGAGCTGATGCTTACCCATTCACTGAGGAGAAACTCAAAGAGTTGGAGCATCGAAATAAGGAAATGCCAAAGAGGTGGCCTAAGAAGATAAGAAGGCATGACCTCCATAACCCCCAGGATCCTGGCGACCATTATCTCTTCCTTATCCGTTGTTGCTCGACTTATTGCTGTGATCGTTGTGGAGAGCGCGGAGATAGTTGGTCCTACTGTTGCATCGAATGCGATTTTGATCTGCACCCAAAATGTGCACTATGGTGTTTGTGA